One window of Marinobacterium aestuarii genomic DNA carries:
- the trpA gene encoding tryptophan synthase subunit alpha has product MSKLQTFIEQQRKDKPILLMTHVVYGYPSIDESLALMRDLLSEGVELLEVQFPFSDPSADGPSILHACHQALQQRPTLARCLEDIAQLATAFPASRILLMSYLNPLYRYGLERLPADAAAAGIAGFIIPDLPLELAADFRHSCVEARIEPIWMLTPETPPARMQQICAAASGMLYCVSRRGVTGADSHNSGNSQQVPLEDYLAAIRATTPLPLGVGFGIRTGAQVKALYGLADIAVVGSGLLDAFNRGGRSAALEQVRSLRG; this is encoded by the coding sequence ATGAGCAAGCTTCAGACGTTTATCGAGCAGCAGCGCAAAGACAAGCCCATCCTGCTGATGACCCATGTGGTCTACGGCTACCCCAGTATCGATGAGAGTCTCGCACTGATGCGCGACCTGCTGAGTGAGGGAGTTGAGCTGCTGGAGGTGCAGTTTCCGTTCTCGGATCCCTCCGCCGATGGCCCCTCCATTCTGCATGCCTGCCACCAGGCACTGCAGCAGCGCCCGACCCTGGCGCGCTGCCTAGAAGATATTGCGCAGCTCGCCACGGCCTTCCCCGCCAGCCGCATCCTGCTGATGAGCTACCTCAACCCGCTCTATCGCTACGGGCTGGAGCGCCTGCCAGCCGATGCGGCCGCAGCCGGTATCGCAGGCTTTATCATCCCCGACCTGCCGCTGGAGCTGGCAGCGGACTTTCGCCACAGCTGCGTTGAGGCCCGGATAGAACCCATCTGGATGCTGACACCGGAAACGCCACCGGCCCGCATGCAGCAGATCTGCGCCGCCGCCAGCGGCATGCTCTACTGTGTCAGCCGGCGCGGCGTTACTGGCGCCGACAGCCATAACAGCGGCAACAGCCAGCAAGTGCCACTGGAGGACTACCTGGCCGCCATCCGCGCCACGACGCCTCTGCCCCTGGGGGTTGGCTTTGGCATCCGCACCGGTGCCCAGGTAAAGGCGCTGTATGGCCTGGCCGATATCGCCGTGGTGGGTTCTGGCCTGCTGGATGCCTTTAACCGCGGTGGCCGCAGCGCTGCTCTGGAGCAGGTCAGGTCACTGCGCGGCTAA
- a CDS encoding DUF934 domain-containing protein translates to MNNLITLHKGAAAVALSDPWELVDSLEGDAAASGSGRDSAYRILPLSDWRQLSEVATELTEVTAKGSEAAEPLGVLLHPDDDPAELAPWIDRIALIALEFPSFRDGRAYTQAFVLRSRLGFSGELRAIGDVLRDQLVAMRHCGFSSFAVREDRSAEDALKALAGFDLIYARSVACPEPLFRRRLGAEAPGASGPERA, encoded by the coding sequence ATGAATAATCTGATTACCCTGCACAAGGGTGCTGCGGCGGTAGCCTTGAGCGATCCCTGGGAACTTGTCGACAGCCTGGAGGGCGACGCCGCAGCCAGCGGCAGTGGTAGGGACAGCGCCTATCGCATTCTGCCATTGAGTGATTGGCGGCAATTGTCCGAGGTTGCCACGGAACTGACAGAGGTCACAGCGAAGGGATCAGAGGCCGCAGAGCCCCTGGGCGTGCTGCTGCATCCCGATGATGACCCCGCGGAACTGGCCCCCTGGATTGATCGCATTGCGCTGATTGCACTGGAGTTTCCGAGCTTTAGGGATGGGCGTGCCTACACCCAGGCTTTCGTGCTGCGCAGCCGACTGGGGTTTAGCGGTGAGCTGCGTGCCATTGGCGACGTGTTGCGTGACCAGCTGGTGGCCATGCGCCACTGTGGCTTCAGCTCCTTTGCGGTGCGTGAAGACCGCTCGGCCGAAGATGCACTGAAAGCGCTGGCGGGCTTTGATTTGATCTATGCCCGCTCGGTGGCCTGCCCGGAACCGCTGTTCCGGCGCCGTTTGGGTGCGGAGGCGCCTGGCGCTTCAGGCCCAGAGCGGGCATGA
- a CDS encoding nitrite/sulfite reductase: MYKYDEYDRALVQARVAQFRDQVSRRLSGELSEEEFVPLRLQNGLYLQRHAYMLRVAIPYGTLSSTQLRTLGRIAEQYDRGYGHFSTRQNIQFNWIELEQVPDILQLLADQEMHAIQTSGNCVRNITTEAFAGVARDELLDPRPLAEILRQWSTVNPEFLYLPRKFKIAISSSEADRAALRAHDIGLYLYRGDEGEMLLRVMVGGGLGRTPILNEQVREALPWRHLLTYVEAVLRVYNRHGRRDNKYKARIKILVKALGVEAFAREVEAEWEQIRDSAGQLTVHEYQRVAQGFRVPDYERLDALDPDFGAWLARDAAFARWVQTNTRGHKIAGYSSVVLSAKPAPTADHSTAPGDLAAAQMHSVADLADRYGFGEIRVAHEQNLVLPDIRKCDLYALWKALGAIDLATPNIGLLTDVIACPGGDFCSLASTRSLPVARAIQQRFENLDYLHDLGEISLNISGCVNACGHHHIGNIGILGVDRKGEEFFQVTIGGAQGRDSSLGKVIGPSFRAEDIPRVIERLLETYVRYREVEEPFIETLGRIGAGPFKENVCAGPASASQAQPETPEAVA, encoded by the coding sequence GTGTATAAATACGACGAGTATGACCGTGCGCTGGTACAGGCGCGGGTTGCGCAGTTCCGTGATCAGGTATCCCGGCGTCTCAGTGGCGAGTTGAGCGAAGAGGAGTTTGTGCCGCTGCGGCTGCAGAACGGCCTCTACCTGCAGCGCCATGCCTATATGCTGCGGGTGGCGATTCCCTACGGCACCCTGTCGTCGACGCAACTGCGTACGCTTGGGCGTATCGCCGAGCAGTATGATCGCGGCTATGGCCATTTCAGTACACGGCAGAATATTCAGTTCAACTGGATTGAGCTGGAACAGGTACCGGATATTCTGCAGCTGCTGGCGGATCAGGAGATGCACGCCATTCAGACCTCGGGTAACTGCGTGCGCAATATCACCACCGAAGCCTTTGCCGGTGTCGCCCGCGATGAGTTGCTCGACCCCCGCCCACTGGCGGAGATTCTGCGCCAGTGGTCCACCGTTAACCCCGAATTTCTCTACCTGCCGCGCAAGTTCAAGATAGCGATTTCGTCATCGGAAGCCGACCGGGCGGCGCTGCGTGCCCATGATATTGGCCTCTACCTGTATCGTGGCGACGAGGGAGAAATGCTGTTGCGGGTGATGGTGGGCGGCGGCCTCGGGCGTACGCCCATTCTTAATGAGCAGGTGCGCGAGGCGTTGCCCTGGCGTCATCTGCTCACCTACGTTGAGGCGGTATTGCGGGTCTATAACCGCCACGGCCGGCGCGACAACAAGTACAAGGCGCGCATCAAGATACTGGTCAAGGCGCTGGGCGTGGAGGCTTTTGCCCGGGAAGTGGAGGCGGAGTGGGAGCAAATCCGCGATAGCGCAGGTCAGCTGACGGTGCACGAATATCAGCGGGTGGCACAGGGTTTCAGGGTGCCGGATTATGAACGCCTCGATGCGCTGGACCCCGATTTTGGTGCCTGGCTGGCGCGCGATGCCGCCTTTGCGCGCTGGGTGCAGACCAATACCCGGGGGCACAAGATCGCCGGCTACAGCTCGGTAGTGCTCTCAGCCAAGCCTGCCCCCACGGCGGATCACAGCACGGCCCCCGGCGATCTTGCGGCCGCTCAGATGCACAGCGTGGCGGATCTGGCTGATCGCTATGGTTTTGGCGAGATCCGGGTGGCGCACGAGCAGAACCTGGTGCTGCCGGATATCCGCAAGTGCGATCTCTATGCGCTTTGGAAAGCGCTTGGCGCCATTGACCTTGCGACACCCAATATAGGCCTGCTGACCGATGTGATTGCCTGTCCCGGCGGGGATTTTTGCAGCCTGGCCAGTACCCGTTCGCTGCCGGTGGCGCGGGCGATTCAGCAGCGCTTCGAGAATCTTGACTATCTGCATGATCTGGGCGAAATCAGTCTGAATATATCCGGCTGCGTGAATGCCTGCGGTCATCACCATATCGGCAATATCGGTATCCTGGGGGTGGACAGAAAGGGAGAAGAGTTCTTCCAGGTCACTATTGGCGGTGCCCAGGGCAGAGATAGCAGTTTGGGTAAGGTTATCGGGCCTTCTTTCAGGGCCGAGGATATTCCCCGGGTGATCGAGCGGCTGTTGGAGACCTATGTGCGCTACCGCGAAGTTGAGGAGCCCTTTATCGAGACCCTGGGACGCATTGGCGCGGGACCCTTCAAGGAAAATGTTTGCGCAGGCCCTGCCAGCGCAAGCCAGGCTCAGCCTGAAACACCGGAGGCGGTGGCATGA
- a CDS encoding PLP-dependent aminotransferase family protein, whose protein sequence is MTQTEYRYQQLENWLLQGITEQRWRLGERLPSIRALCEQQGLSKATVQHALQRLEAQGLIEARPKAGYFVALLPHAAKTPRSLARIEAPRPVTVSELFLDIMRRSAAFDLLPDLHAGDSPPGIVALNRAIGRALRRQKGDDHQYYDAPAGDMALREQLSLHAARRGWQVLPEQLCITSGCQHALFLALMACCRKGDVVAVESPGFYGVLQLLEQLELQVVEVPTSSETGLDIDALDAVLKRWDIKACVVSPAFATPGGALMPLSARQRLLALAEQFDLAIIEDDIYADTAFSQVPDPLKALDTSDRVILCSSFSKSLSRDLRLGWVAGGRWHDRILHLKLVTQLASSRYLQQGLADFMRDGSLAAHLRRQRGELRTRRDRLIASLHAWPGEIRVSTPQGGLAVWLELPESVDTLSAYPVALSQGLVITPGPLFSVSGQFRNCLRISFAHPWDTRRSEALGRLPELLLPGL, encoded by the coding sequence GTGACCCAGACGGAGTATCGCTATCAGCAGCTGGAAAACTGGCTGCTCCAGGGCATTACCGAGCAACGCTGGCGCCTGGGGGAGCGGTTGCCGTCGATTCGTGCCCTGTGTGAGCAGCAGGGGTTGTCCAAGGCGACCGTGCAGCATGCCCTGCAGCGCCTTGAAGCCCAGGGGTTGATCGAGGCGCGCCCCAAGGCCGGTTACTTCGTGGCCTTGCTGCCCCATGCCGCCAAGACACCCCGCAGCCTGGCCCGGATAGAGGCGCCGCGCCCGGTGACGGTGAGCGAGCTGTTCCTCGATATCATGCGTCGCAGTGCAGCCTTTGATCTGTTGCCGGATCTGCATGCCGGCGATTCGCCGCCGGGCATAGTGGCGCTGAACCGCGCCATCGGGCGGGCGTTGCGACGCCAGAAAGGCGACGATCATCAGTACTACGATGCGCCGGCCGGTGATATGGCGTTGCGCGAGCAACTGTCGCTGCATGCCGCCAGACGCGGCTGGCAGGTGCTGCCGGAGCAGCTTTGCATCACCTCGGGGTGCCAGCACGCGCTCTTTCTGGCACTGATGGCCTGTTGTCGCAAGGGCGACGTGGTGGCGGTGGAGTCGCCCGGGTTTTATGGCGTGCTGCAGTTGCTCGAACAGCTGGAGTTGCAGGTGGTTGAAGTGCCGACCTCCAGCGAGACCGGGCTCGATATCGATGCTCTTGACGCGGTGCTCAAGCGCTGGGATATCAAGGCCTGCGTGGTATCGCCGGCCTTTGCCACGCCGGGCGGTGCATTGATGCCGCTGTCGGCCCGCCAGCGTCTGCTGGCGCTGGCTGAGCAGTTCGATCTGGCGATTATCGAAGATGATATCTACGCCGATACGGCCTTTTCCCAGGTGCCCGATCCGCTAAAAGCGCTGGACACGAGTGACCGTGTCATTCTGTGCAGTTCCTTTTCAAAATCCCTGTCCCGAGACCTGCGCCTGGGCTGGGTGGCCGGTGGCCGCTGGCATGATCGCATCCTGCACCTGAAGCTGGTGACTCAGCTGGCCAGCAGCCGTTACCTGCAGCAGGGGCTGGCGGACTTCATGCGCGACGGCAGCCTGGCCGCGCACCTGCGGCGTCAGCGCGGCGAGCTGCGCACCCGGCGGGACCGCTTGATTGCATCCCTGCATGCCTGGCCCGGCGAGATCCGAGTCAGTACGCCCCAGGGGGGCTTGGCGGTCTGGCTCGAGCTGCCGGAGTCCGTCGACACCCTCAGCGCCTACCCGGTGGCGCTGAGTCAGGGTCTGGTGATTACGCCTGGGCCGCTGTTCTCGGTTTCGGGTCAGTTTCGCAACTGCCTGCGGATCAGTTTTGCGCACCCCTGGGATACGCGTCGCAGTGAAGCCCTGGGGCGCCTGCCTGAGTTGCTGTTGCCGGGGCTTTAG
- the ccoG gene encoding cytochrome c oxidase accessory protein CcoG has product MEQIPVVQDYTPPFARDGKFHVRLTEGRFQNWRRLSTWPLIALFFGLAWVQVNGQPWLLFSFEQHRIILFGKALSWHDLPLLAGLMIAGASLLFFLAVAWGRVWCGFACPQSIWTWLFIRIEQFTEGRASKRARQEDQSLGATRLLRRITKHLLWMLLAGATAITFTGYFVPIREILGAGLDWEMSPALWGWLLIMAALTYANAGLVREKICLHACPYSRFQGVMFDRHTRSVSYDAGRGEPRANLRNTGADSGDCVDCGLCVQVCPTGIDIRDGLQAACIDCAACIDACDEVMDKLKRPRGLVRFASEAQLAGQPSPLKRPLLACYGAVLLGSIGAVAWGFTTTTDLLVEIRRDRGTLFTQLDDHTICNSYRIKLEGFAKDQSLIALSVQGPGDFKLFGPPSIDLNESSSTWLPYRVCGRDIEQSRTQLQFSFEGQGIHSTQPTTFLTRAL; this is encoded by the coding sequence ATGGAACAGATCCCCGTTGTACAAGACTACACACCACCCTTTGCCCGGGATGGAAAGTTCCACGTGCGTCTCACCGAAGGGCGTTTCCAGAACTGGCGCCGACTCAGTACCTGGCCACTGATCGCACTCTTCTTCGGCCTGGCCTGGGTGCAGGTCAACGGCCAGCCCTGGCTGCTGTTCTCCTTCGAACAGCACCGCATTATCCTGTTTGGCAAGGCCCTGTCCTGGCATGATTTGCCGCTGCTGGCCGGCCTGATGATCGCCGGTGCCAGCCTGCTGTTCTTCCTCGCCGTCGCCTGGGGGCGTGTCTGGTGTGGCTTTGCCTGTCCGCAAAGTATCTGGACCTGGCTCTTTATCCGCATCGAACAGTTCACCGAAGGCCGAGCCAGCAAGCGGGCACGCCAGGAGGACCAGTCCCTGGGCGCCACTCGCCTGCTGCGCCGTATCACCAAGCATCTGCTCTGGATGCTGCTGGCCGGGGCCACCGCCATTACCTTCACCGGTTATTTCGTGCCGATTCGCGAGATACTGGGGGCTGGGCTGGATTGGGAAATGTCGCCGGCCCTCTGGGGCTGGCTGCTGATCATGGCCGCGCTAACCTACGCCAATGCAGGCCTGGTGCGCGAGAAAATCTGCCTGCACGCCTGCCCCTACTCCCGTTTCCAGGGCGTGATGTTCGACCGCCATACCCGCAGCGTCAGCTATGATGCGGGCCGCGGCGAGCCCCGCGCCAACCTCCGCAATACCGGCGCCGACAGTGGTGATTGTGTTGATTGCGGCCTCTGCGTGCAGGTGTGCCCCACCGGCATCGATATTCGCGACGGCCTGCAGGCCGCCTGTATCGACTGCGCCGCCTGTATCGATGCCTGTGATGAGGTGATGGACAAGCTCAAGCGCCCACGGGGCCTGGTCCGCTTTGCCTCCGAAGCCCAGTTGGCTGGCCAGCCCTCGCCGCTCAAGCGACCGCTGCTGGCCTGCTACGGCGCCGTGCTGCTGGGCTCAATCGGTGCCGTCGCCTGGGGTTTTACCACCACCACCGACTTGCTGGTCGAAATCCGCCGCGACCGCGGCACCCTGTTCACCCAGCTGGACGATCACACCATCTGCAACAGCTATCGCATCAAGCTGGAAGGCTTTGCGAAAGATCAGTCGCTGATTGCCCTGTCGGTGCAGGGCCCGGGAGATTTCAAGCTGTTCGGGCCGCCCAGCATCGACCTGAACGAGAGCAGCTCAACCTGGCTGCCGTACCGGGTCTGCGGCCGGGATATAGAACAGTCCCGCACACAGCTGCAGTTCAGCTTCGAGGGCCAGGGGATCCACAGCACCCAGCCGACGACCTTTCTGACCCGGGCGCTTTAA
- a CDS encoding CreA family protein: MRKRFWILGFAALSVLMTGCSDNEVGDVSLGLLTTKDIKLNVLTDPLIPGVTCHVASIEANLDFSDPSDSSISCRQTGEITAAMVAAIDKSPDGDIVFKKSKSIFFKTMKIRRIFDADSQTLMYLSYSTKETSGSFKHSLSTVPLWGTQAYRPAGAAQN; the protein is encoded by the coding sequence ATGAGAAAACGATTTTGGATACTGGGCTTTGCCGCCCTGTCTGTACTGATGACGGGCTGCTCTGATAATGAAGTTGGGGATGTATCCCTGGGCCTGCTGACCACCAAAGATATTAAACTCAATGTCCTGACCGACCCGTTGATTCCAGGCGTCACCTGTCATGTGGCCAGCATTGAGGCCAACCTGGATTTTTCCGATCCGAGTGATTCATCGATTTCCTGCAGGCAAACCGGCGAAATCACCGCCGCCATGGTCGCCGCCATCGACAAATCCCCCGATGGCGACATTGTGTTCAAAAAATCAAAAAGCATTTTCTTCAAGACCATGAAGATTCGCCGCATCTTCGATGCCGACTCCCAAACCCTGATGTACCTGTCCTATTCCACCAAGGAAACCTCCGGCAGCTTCAAGCACAGCCTGTCCACCGTGCCGCTGTGGGGCACTCAGGCGTACAGGCCTGCGGGCGCGGCGCAAAACTAG
- a CDS encoding pirin family protein: protein MITVRSSEARGRGNHGWLKSRHSFSFADYYDPKHMGFSALRVINEDQVAPGAGFGTHGHKDMEIISYVLDGVIAHKDSEGNVQQLPAGEFQLMSAGSGIRHSEYNASQSNGLQFLQIWIQPDKIGGKPGYQQKNFGRRNGLTLVISPNGEAGSLTLRQDASLYQLLLDSEQTLTQALRPGRRQYVHLIKGALTIGNTPLKAGDGASIEGLAQLALQAGKAPVEALLFDLP from the coding sequence ATGATCACTGTACGTTCAAGCGAGGCCCGTGGCCGGGGTAATCACGGCTGGCTCAAGAGCCGTCACAGCTTTTCCTTTGCCGACTATTACGACCCCAAGCATATGGGCTTTTCGGCCCTGCGTGTTATCAACGAGGATCAGGTTGCGCCGGGGGCTGGGTTTGGCACCCACGGCCACAAGGACATGGAAATCATCAGCTATGTGCTGGATGGCGTGATCGCTCACAAGGACAGCGAAGGCAATGTGCAGCAGCTGCCCGCCGGCGAGTTTCAGCTGATGTCGGCTGGCAGCGGCATTCGGCATAGCGAGTACAATGCCTCGCAATCCAATGGACTGCAGTTTCTGCAGATCTGGATTCAGCCGGATAAGATCGGTGGCAAGCCTGGCTATCAGCAGAAGAATTTTGGCCGGCGCAATGGCCTGACGCTGGTGATCAGCCCGAATGGCGAAGCGGGGAGTTTAACGCTGCGCCAGGATGCCAGCCTCTATCAGCTGCTGCTGGATTCCGAGCAGACACTGACCCAGGCGCTCAGGCCTGGCCGGCGACAGTATGTCCACCTGATAAAGGGGGCGTTGACGATCGGCAATACACCGCTCAAAGCGGGCGATGGCGCCAGTATCGAGGGCCTGGCGCAGTTGGCATTGCAGGCCGGCAAGGCACCGGTGGAGGCGTTGCTGTTCGATCTGCCCTGA
- a CDS encoding 2-hydroxychromene-2-carboxylate isomerase: MSIIDSISAQTETPMTAKIDYYFTCISPFTFLGHELLIKTAAAAGAQINFLPTRLGPVFANSGAKPLGERPQARQAYRLVELKRWAKKRGLALNLQPKFFPSDPALADSCVIALLAARQNPAEFAGRVMAACWVDDKNIADSQVIRAALEACGFDADAILAAAGADATAATYDQNTEQAVALGILGAPSYVLNGEQFWGQDRLELLAEALAQV; the protein is encoded by the coding sequence ATGAGCATCATAGACTCCATCAGTGCACAGACCGAGACTCCCATGACTGCCAAGATTGATTACTATTTCACCTGCATATCGCCCTTTACCTTTCTGGGCCATGAGCTGCTGATCAAAACCGCTGCAGCCGCCGGCGCGCAGATTAATTTCCTGCCGACCCGCCTGGGGCCTGTGTTTGCAAACTCCGGCGCCAAGCCGCTGGGTGAACGGCCCCAGGCCCGCCAGGCCTATCGTCTGGTGGAGCTCAAGCGCTGGGCCAAGAAGCGCGGCCTGGCGCTGAATCTGCAACCCAAATTTTTCCCCTCCGATCCGGCCCTGGCCGACAGCTGCGTGATTGCACTGCTGGCGGCCAGGCAGAATCCGGCCGAATTCGCAGGCCGCGTCATGGCCGCCTGCTGGGTGGACGACAAGAACATTGCCGACAGCCAAGTGATTCGCGCAGCCCTGGAGGCCTGCGGTTTCGATGCCGATGCCATTCTCGCCGCTGCAGGCGCCGACGCAACCGCTGCCACTTACGATCAGAACACTGAGCAGGCCGTTGCCCTGGGTATCCTGGGCGCGCCCTCCTATGTATTGAACGGTGAACAGTTCTGGGGCCAGGACCGGCTCGAACTGCTGGCCGAGGCGCTCGCACAGGTCTGA
- the tpx gene encoding thiol peroxidase has product MATITLKGNPVETSGNLPAVGSQAPDFTLVKTDLSEATLADYRGSKLVLNIFPSVDTPTCATSVRTFNKRAADNGINVLCVSADLPFAAARFCGAEGIDKVATGSSFRSDFGAAYGQTITTGPLSGILARSVVVIDENGKVLHAEQVAEIADEPDYDAALKAL; this is encoded by the coding sequence ATGGCTACCATTACCCTGAAAGGCAATCCGGTTGAAACCAGCGGCAACCTGCCGGCTGTTGGCAGCCAGGCGCCGGACTTTACCCTGGTGAAAACCGACCTCAGCGAAGCCACGCTGGCTGACTATCGCGGCAGCAAGCTGGTACTCAACATTTTCCCGTCGGTCGATACCCCGACCTGCGCCACCTCTGTGCGTACCTTTAACAAGCGCGCCGCCGACAACGGCATCAATGTTCTTTGCGTCTCCGCCGACCTGCCCTTCGCCGCTGCACGTTTCTGTGGCGCTGAAGGTATCGACAAGGTTGCCACCGGCTCCAGCTTTCGCTCCGATTTTGGCGCAGCCTATGGCCAGACCATCACCACAGGCCCGCTGAGCGGCATTCTGGCCCGCTCCGTGGTTGTGATTGATGAAAACGGCAAGGTTCTGCACGCAGAACAGGTCGCTGAAATCGCCGACGAACCGGACTACGACGCAGCCCTGAAAGCGCTCTGA
- a CDS encoding MFS transporter: MSSNSKDITADTGSAWAPLRHPVYRMLWCAWLTANLCMWMNDVAAAWLMLSLSDKPVMVALVQAAATLPVFLLGAPSGALADILDRRRYFIATQLWVAGVAAVLCVVALLGMLTPTLLLLLTFANGIGLAMRWPVFSALLPELVPRQELGRAMALNGVSMNGARVIGPMIAGAVIAWGGTAWVFLINAVLSVLVALALLRWHRERKVSALPAERFFGAMRVGFQYVRQSPEMHAVLLRASTFFMFSIASIALLPIVAKQLPGGDASTYTLLLATIGVGAILAAFLLPRLRQRIGRSDMVNYGTLANALATLLLAYAPTIWVAMAALLLAGASWLATANSLSVSVQLVLPDWVRARGMSVYQMAMMGGTALGAALWGQVATLADTRVSLVAAALCAMLALVVLARVRIETEGAQDLTPLQFWNEPELAVPLLPRQGPIMTQLEYQIDVARVDEFMQLMQESRRMRLRNGALSWELFQDAADLGHFIEYFVDGSWVEHLRQHERVTAHDQALWEQKLSFHQGDQAPKVSHYVARRVKRA, translated from the coding sequence GTGTCTTCTAACAGCAAGGATATAACAGCCGATACGGGCTCGGCCTGGGCGCCCCTGCGCCATCCGGTGTATCGCATGCTCTGGTGCGCCTGGCTCACGGCCAATCTGTGCATGTGGATGAACGATGTGGCCGCCGCCTGGCTGATGCTGTCGTTAAGCGACAAGCCGGTGATGGTGGCACTGGTGCAGGCGGCGGCCACCCTGCCGGTGTTTCTGCTCGGCGCACCCAGCGGAGCCCTGGCTGATATTCTGGATCGGCGGCGTTACTTTATTGCCACCCAGCTCTGGGTGGCCGGTGTCGCGGCGGTACTCTGTGTTGTGGCGCTGCTGGGCATGCTGACGCCCACGCTGTTGCTGTTGTTGACCTTTGCCAACGGTATTGGCCTGGCCATGCGCTGGCCGGTGTTTTCCGCCTTGCTACCGGAACTGGTACCGCGGCAGGAGCTGGGCCGGGCCATGGCACTCAACGGTGTATCGATGAACGGGGCGCGGGTTATAGGGCCCATGATCGCCGGTGCCGTGATTGCCTGGGGCGGCACTGCCTGGGTGTTTCTGATCAATGCCGTGCTGTCGGTGCTGGTGGCTTTGGCGCTGCTGCGCTGGCATCGGGAGCGCAAGGTCAGCGCCTTGCCGGCGGAGCGGTTTTTTGGCGCCATGCGGGTGGGTTTTCAGTATGTACGCCAGTCACCGGAGATGCATGCGGTGCTGCTGCGTGCCTCGACCTTCTTTATGTTCTCCATCGCCTCCATTGCGCTCTTGCCGATAGTGGCCAAGCAACTGCCCGGTGGCGATGCCAGCACCTATACGCTGCTGCTGGCAACCATTGGCGTGGGCGCAATACTGGCGGCTTTTCTGTTGCCGCGCCTGCGACAGCGTATCGGGCGCAGTGACATGGTGAATTACGGCACCCTGGCCAATGCCCTTGCCACTTTGCTGCTGGCCTATGCCCCCACTATCTGGGTCGCCATGGCGGCGCTGCTGCTGGCCGGTGCCTCCTGGCTGGCGACGGCTAACTCCCTGTCGGTGAGCGTGCAGCTGGTATTGCCTGACTGGGTGCGGGCCCGGGGCATGTCGGTGTATCAGATGGCGATGATGGGTGGCACTGCACTGGGGGCGGCGCTCTGGGGGCAGGTGGCTACCCTTGCCGATACCCGCGTCAGCCTGGTGGCGGCGGCGCTTTGTGCCATGCTGGCGCTGGTGGTGTTGGCGCGGGTGCGGATTGAAACTGAGGGGGCCCAGGATCTGACACCGCTGCAGTTCTGGAACGAACCTGAGCTTGCCGTGCCGCTCTTGCCCCGCCAGGGACCTATCATGACGCAGCTGGAATACCAGATTGATGTGGCCCGGGTGGATGAGTTCATGCAGCTGATGCAGGAAAGCCGGCGCATGCGCCTGCGCAATGGAGCCCTGTCCTGGGAGCTGTTCCAGGATGCCGCAGATCTGGGGCACTTTATCGAGTACTTCGTGGATGGCTCCTGGGTGGAGCATCTGCGACAGCACGAACGGGTGACGGCCCACGATCAGGCACTCTGGGAACAAAAGCTGAGCTTTCACCAGGGGGACCAAGCCCCCAAAGTCTCGCACTATGTGGCGCGGCGGGTAAAGCGCGCCTGA